A stretch of the Polluticoccus soli genome encodes the following:
- the purQ gene encoding phosphoribosylformylglycinamidine synthase subunit PurQ → MKFGVIVFPGSNCDRDMMHALQDDLGQEVVMLWHKDNDLSMFTKDDCIVLPGGFSYGDYLRCGALARFSPMMEQVIKFANEGGKVLGVCNGFQILCEAGLLPGVLLQNDHQKFVCKNVYIKSENDQNMVGKSVGKNILQIPVAHGEGRYYADAATLDKLNKNNQIVFRYCDEQGEVHIGSNPNGATNNIAGICNESRNVFGMMPHPERACSGELSNIDGRAILQAFTHMN, encoded by the coding sequence ATGAAATTTGGAGTTATTGTATTTCCCGGCTCAAACTGCGACAGGGATATGATGCATGCATTACAGGATGATCTTGGACAGGAAGTAGTGATGCTCTGGCACAAAGACAACGACCTGAGCATGTTTACCAAAGATGACTGTATCGTATTACCGGGTGGTTTTTCTTATGGAGACTACTTGCGTTGCGGAGCGCTCGCCCGTTTTAGCCCGATGATGGAGCAGGTAATCAAGTTTGCTAACGAAGGTGGCAAGGTGCTTGGTGTGTGCAATGGCTTCCAGATACTGTGCGAGGCAGGATTGCTGCCGGGTGTTCTTCTGCAGAACGACCATCAGAAGTTCGTTTGCAAAAACGTTTACATCAAATCTGAGAACGACCAGAACATGGTTGGCAAAAGCGTAGGAAAAAACATTCTACAAATACCGGTAGCGCATGGCGAAGGCAGGTATTATGCTGATGCCGCCACTCTCGACAAGCTGAACAAGAATAACCAGATAGTTTTCCGCTATTGCGATGAGCAAGGCGAGGTGCACATTGGTTCAAATCCCAACGGTGCTACTAATAATATCGCCGGTATCTGCAATGAAAGCCGTAACGTGTTTGGTATGATGCCACATCCTGAGCGTGCTTGCAGTGGAGAATTAAGTAATATCGACGGTCGCGCGATATTGCAGGCGTTCACGCATATGAACTAA
- a CDS encoding DUF4294 domain-containing protein, whose protein sequence is MTCKYFKSLLFVLAMLLAGRSFAQPSGNDSILLGGIVVGTDTFAMAFLPDVTITDKLPKKLARQRVRMDRLKYNVTKVYPYAIVAADVLKDVDVTLAKYDNDKAKRKEYLKSLERELNSRFKGELENLTITQGQILVKLINRQTGKNCFSIIRELKGGFSAVVWQSVALLFSNNLKREYDPVDRDREIEYVVAELEANNYYNWRYQRQQAMRMQSGRY, encoded by the coding sequence ATGACCTGCAAGTATTTCAAGAGTCTGTTGTTTGTGTTGGCGATGCTTCTTGCAGGGCGTTCTTTTGCCCAGCCATCAGGAAACGACAGCATATTATTAGGCGGCATTGTAGTCGGAACCGACACGTTCGCCATGGCATTTCTGCCCGATGTCACTATTACAGACAAGCTTCCTAAAAAGCTTGCCAGACAGCGCGTCCGTATGGATAGGCTAAAATACAATGTGACCAAGGTGTATCCTTATGCCATTGTTGCAGCCGATGTCTTAAAAGACGTAGATGTCACCTTGGCGAAGTATGATAACGACAAGGCTAAACGCAAAGAATATCTTAAATCCCTTGAACGGGAATTGAACAGCCGTTTTAAAGGCGAATTGGAAAACCTCACCATTACACAAGGTCAAATTCTTGTTAAATTGATCAATCGCCAAACGGGTAAAAACTGTTTCAGCATCATTCGTGAGCTCAAGGGAGGTTTCTCTGCCGTTGTTTGGCAATCTGTTGCACTACTATTCAGTAACAACCTGAAACGCGAGTACGACCCGGTTGACCGCGACAGGGAAATAGAATATGTTGTTGCCGAGCTGGAAGCAAACAATTATTACAACTGGAGATACCAGCGCCAGCAGGCCATGCGCATGCAGTCCGGAAGATATTAA
- the bshB1 gene encoding bacillithiol biosynthesis deacetylase BshB1, with the protein MQKLHILAIAAHPDDIELSAAGTLTKHAKLGQKVGILDLTQGELGTRGSGPLRLQEAAAAAEVMGMAVRENASMADGFFQNDKEHQLKLIQYIRKYQPDIVIANALEDRHPDHGKGGRLIADACFFAGLRKIETSLDGVAQEAWRPKRIFHMIQDRFLEPTIIVDISDSFEQKMEAIKCYKSQFHDPNSNEPLTYIASQDFLENIRYRASLLGKRIGVRYGEGFICENTPGIADLDKLLLPQMA; encoded by the coding sequence ATGCAAAAACTGCACATTCTCGCGATAGCCGCGCATCCTGACGATATTGAATTGAGCGCTGCTGGGACACTTACTAAGCACGCAAAACTCGGCCAAAAAGTAGGTATTCTCGACCTTACACAGGGAGAACTGGGGACACGTGGTTCCGGGCCATTGCGGTTGCAAGAGGCAGCCGCCGCGGCCGAGGTGATGGGTATGGCAGTACGCGAAAACGCCAGCATGGCTGATGGATTCTTCCAAAACGACAAAGAACACCAATTAAAGCTGATACAATATATCAGGAAGTATCAACCGGATATAGTTATAGCGAATGCCCTCGAAGACCGCCATCCGGACCATGGCAAAGGAGGTAGATTGATAGCAGACGCCTGCTTTTTCGCCGGGTTAAGAAAGATCGAGACTAGCCTGGATGGTGTTGCACAGGAAGCATGGCGCCCCAAGCGAATATTCCACATGATCCAGGATCGCTTCCTCGAACCCACTATCATTGTTGATATTTCAGACAGCTTTGAGCAGAAAATGGAGGCCATAAAATGCTATAAAAGCCAGTTTCACGACCCTAATTCTAATGAACCGCTGACCTATATTGCCAGCCAGGATTTCCTGGAAAACATACGCTACAGGGCTTCCTTGCTGGGAAAACGCATCGGAGTGAGGTATGGCGAAGGGTTTATATGCGAAAACACGCCCGGGATAGCAGATCTGGACAAGCTTTTGCTTCCGCAAATGGCTTAA
- the rpmB gene encoding 50S ribosomal protein L28 has product MARVCQVTGKKPITGHKVSFSNKKAKRRFLPNLQTKRFYLVEEDRWVTLKLAADAIRTINKNGLYSVVKELRAQGEKI; this is encoded by the coding sequence ATGGCACGCGTTTGTCAGGTAACAGGCAAAAAACCCATTACAGGTCATAAAGTATCATTCTCTAACAAGAAAGCAAAACGTCGTTTTCTGCCCAACCTGCAGACTAAGCGTTTTTACCTGGTTGAGGAAGACCGTTGGGTGACTCTTAAATTAGCAGCAGATGCAATCCGTACCATCAACAAGAATGGTCTGTACTCTGTAGTAAAAGAACTTCGCGCACAAGGCGAAAAAATCTAA
- the rpmG gene encoding 50S ribosomal protein L33 translates to MAKKGNRVQVILECTEHKNSGLPGTSRYITNKNKKNTPERIELKKYNPIMKKVTVHKEIK, encoded by the coding sequence ATGGCTAAAAAAGGAAACCGCGTTCAGGTAATTTTAGAGTGCACCGAGCATAAAAACAGCGGTCTGCCCGGCACCAGCCGTTACATTACCAATAAGAACAAAAAGAACACTCCTGAGCGTATAGAGTTGAAGAAATACAACCCTATCATGAAGAAGGTGACAGTTCACAAAGAAATTAAATAA
- a CDS encoding DUF4295 domain-containing protein: MAKAAKTAIKKDPKLAAEAKNYTKVIKAVRSPKSGAYTFKEVIVHKEKVKDFLAK, from the coding sequence ATGGCAAAAGCAGCTAAAACCGCGATCAAGAAAGATCCAAAGCTTGCAGCGGAAGCTAAAAACTATACTAAAGTTATTAAAGCTGTACGCAGCCCTAAATCTGGCGCTTACACTTTTAAAGAAGTAATCGTTCACAAAGAGAAAGTGAAGGATTTCTTAGCAAAATAA
- a CDS encoding pyruvate dehydrogenase complex dihydrolipoamide acetyltransferase: MAEAIRMPLLSDTMKEGVIAAWHKKVGDKVKSDDVLADVETDKATMEVMPYVDGTLLYLGVKEGQGVPVNGIIAIIGKEGEDFQSILDAEKGNGGGNGGQQPKQEAPQQQAQQQPAQQQPQQQQAAAPAPKPGDATVVRMPLLSDTMKEGKIVAWHKKVGDKVKSDDVLADVETDKATMEVMPYADGTLLYLGVEEGQGVPVNGIIAIVGKEGTDIQPYLNEAPPAQGGGQTQQQAPAQQQQQSQPAPAQQQQAQQQQQSSGDGGRVKASPLAKKLAQDKGIDISQVRGSGDNGRIIKRDVDNFQPQQAQKGQQTTTTQQPQQGQVPQFAPIGQEGHTDKPLSQMRRVIAQRLAESKFSAPHFYLRMTITMDNAIKARKHINDVSPVKVSFNDLIIKAVAMSLRKHPEVNSSWMGDFIRTNQHIHIGTAVAVDEGLIVPVIKFADQKSLSQISDEANVLIDKARNKKLQPQEFTGNTFTISNLGMMDIDEFTAIINPPDACILAVGKIAPTPVVENGQVVVRQLLKLTLSCDHRVVDGAVGSRFLQTLKAHLENPVTMLV, encoded by the coding sequence ATGGCCGAAGCGATTAGAATGCCGTTATTGAGTGATACGATGAAAGAGGGTGTGATTGCGGCTTGGCATAAAAAAGTTGGCGACAAGGTAAAGAGTGACGATGTATTGGCAGATGTAGAGACCGATAAGGCGACCATGGAGGTTATGCCTTATGTGGACGGCACACTGCTGTACCTGGGTGTAAAAGAAGGACAAGGCGTACCGGTGAACGGTATCATAGCTATAATAGGTAAAGAAGGCGAGGACTTCCAGTCGATACTGGATGCTGAAAAAGGTAACGGCGGCGGAAATGGTGGTCAGCAGCCCAAACAGGAAGCTCCTCAACAACAGGCACAACAACAGCCTGCGCAGCAGCAACCTCAGCAACAGCAAGCAGCAGCCCCAGCGCCTAAGCCAGGCGACGCTACGGTAGTTCGTATGCCACTGCTGAGCGATACCATGAAAGAAGGTAAGATCGTAGCATGGCACAAGAAAGTAGGCGATAAAGTAAAAAGCGACGATGTACTGGCCGATGTGGAAACCGACAAGGCAACCATGGAAGTAATGCCTTATGCCGATGGTACCCTGTTGTACCTGGGCGTAGAAGAAGGTCAAGGCGTACCGGTAAATGGTATTATCGCCATCGTAGGTAAAGAAGGCACAGACATCCAACCATATTTGAATGAAGCACCGCCAGCTCAGGGTGGCGGACAAACTCAGCAGCAAGCTCCGGCTCAGCAACAACAGCAAAGCCAGCCTGCACCTGCTCAGCAACAACAAGCGCAACAGCAGCAACAGTCTTCAGGCGATGGTGGCCGCGTAAAAGCGTCTCCGCTTGCTAAGAAACTGGCGCAGGATAAAGGAATCGATATATCGCAGGTAAGAGGTAGCGGCGACAACGGCCGTATCATCAAACGCGATGTCGACAACTTCCAGCCGCAGCAAGCTCAAAAAGGACAACAAACGACAACAACTCAGCAGCCACAGCAAGGTCAGGTGCCTCAATTCGCACCTATCGGCCAGGAAGGTCATACTGACAAGCCACTCAGCCAGATGCGCAGGGTTATTGCCCAGCGTCTCGCCGAGAGCAAGTTCAGCGCGCCGCATTTCTACCTCCGCATGACCATTACCATGGACAATGCGATCAAGGCCCGCAAGCACATCAATGATGTATCGCCGGTTAAAGTGTCTTTCAACGACCTGATCATCAAGGCGGTGGCAATGTCGCTGCGCAAGCATCCTGAAGTGAACAGCTCATGGATGGGTGATTTCATCCGCACCAACCAGCACATCCATATCGGTACTGCAGTGGCGGTAGATGAAGGCCTGATAGTACCGGTTATCAAATTCGCAGATCAGAAGTCGCTGTCGCAGATATCGGATGAGGCTAATGTCCTGATAGACAAGGCCCGTAATAAGAAACTGCAACCCCAGGAATTTACCGGTAATACCTTTACCATCTCCAACCTGGGTATGATGGATATAGATGAGTTTACAGCCATCATCAACCCGCCGGATGCCTGTATCCTGGCTGTGGGTAAGATCGCACCTACACCAGTGGTAGAGAATGGCCAGGTGGTAGTAAGGCAACTGCTTAAATTAACACTAAGCTGTGATCATAGGGTAGTAGACGGGGCCGTTGGTTCCCGCTTCCTCCAGACGCTTAAAGCGCACCTGGAAAACCCGGTTACAATGTTGGTATAA
- a CDS encoding DNA polymerase III subunit gamma/tau, translating into MSDQYIVSARKYRPQTFDTVVGQEHITTTLKNAIRHQHLAHAYLFCGPRGVGKTTCARILARTINCESPTPDMEACGQCTTCQSFKGNTSFNVFELDAASNNSVDDIRNLIDQVRFAPQQGKYKIYIIDEVHMLSAAAFNAFLKTLEEPPPYAIFILATTEKHKILPTILSRCQIFDFKRITTDDIVSHLHGIATKESVVAQEAALHVIAQKSEGCMRDALSMLDRIVSFTNGMLTYAGTMEHLNLLDADFYFKLTDHMLSQDISGTLLLLDQTLERGFEGDVILEGLAEHMRNLLLCKDQRMAKLLDVPNDHKPVYYEKANQAPPAFILSALNVVNDSALSYKNANNKRLHVEMCLIKLCYVLQATEIKKNSDGVDGVPVAPPAPVMPQAPVTPPPAYQPAPPPVTKVQEPEIRRQSVTNSGGMPMQAQSAAPSMVAPSGGQGVNGQHSQIQEQPSASELVNAIGKTSINEQNVINSAPNLQPQPVPAAPVPQPVTNPQPAAASYTPPPVPKTATTGNNPARRISKGLMDLDNLDHSSGPQVEKKELTQELGEEIFRLFTQKLKDANRSMYHAQFSSMKVEVVGADEVRVIAPTNFSEEYAKDQRNVLIDFYRAETGNPVVRVVTEVREDQSMVAIEQKIVLSKPEIMEAMIAKNPDLGRLRDAMGLQIEY; encoded by the coding sequence ATGTCAGATCAATACATCGTTTCGGCCCGGAAATACCGCCCACAGACCTTTGATACGGTTGTGGGGCAGGAGCATATTACCACCACCCTGAAGAACGCCATCCGCCACCAGCACCTGGCACATGCCTACCTGTTTTGCGGTCCGCGTGGTGTGGGTAAGACCACCTGTGCCCGTATCCTGGCGCGCACCATCAACTGCGAGAGCCCCACGCCCGATATGGAGGCCTGCGGACAGTGTACTACCTGCCAGAGCTTTAAAGGCAATACCTCGTTCAACGTATTTGAACTGGATGCTGCCAGTAACAACTCGGTAGACGATATACGCAACCTGATAGACCAGGTGCGCTTTGCGCCACAGCAGGGCAAGTACAAGATCTATATCATAGACGAGGTACACATGCTGAGCGCCGCGGCCTTCAACGCCTTCCTGAAGACGCTGGAAGAACCGCCGCCATACGCCATCTTCATACTGGCCACAACAGAAAAACACAAGATATTACCCACCATCCTGAGCCGCTGCCAGATATTCGACTTCAAGCGCATCACGACGGATGATATAGTGAGCCACCTGCACGGTATTGCCACCAAAGAAAGCGTGGTAGCACAGGAGGCCGCCCTGCACGTGATAGCGCAAAAGAGCGAAGGCTGTATGCGCGACGCCCTCAGTATGCTGGACAGGATAGTGAGCTTTACTAACGGTATGCTGACCTATGCCGGCACCATGGAGCACCTGAACCTGCTCGATGCCGACTTCTACTTCAAGCTGACCGACCACATGCTGAGCCAGGACATCAGCGGTACACTGCTGCTGCTGGACCAAACGCTGGAGCGCGGTTTTGAAGGAGACGTGATACTGGAAGGCCTTGCAGAGCATATGCGTAACCTGCTGCTGTGTAAAGACCAGCGCATGGCCAAGCTGCTGGATGTGCCCAACGATCACAAACCGGTGTATTACGAAAAGGCCAACCAGGCGCCGCCTGCCTTTATACTCTCGGCCCTCAACGTGGTGAACGACAGCGCGCTGAGCTATAAGAATGCTAACAACAAACGCCTGCACGTAGAAATGTGCCTGATAAAGCTGTGTTATGTGCTGCAGGCTACGGAAATAAAAAAAAACTCTGACGGTGTAGATGGCGTGCCGGTTGCGCCGCCTGCACCGGTAATGCCGCAGGCCCCGGTAACCCCGCCGCCTGCCTACCAACCGGCACCACCACCTGTAACCAAAGTTCAGGAACCTGAAATTCGACGACAAAGTGTAACAAATTCGGGCGGGATGCCAATGCAGGCGCAGTCTGCAGCCCCATCGATGGTCGCCCCTTCAGGGGGACAGGGGGTTAACGGACAACACTCGCAAATTCAGGAACAACCGAGCGCTAGCGAGCTCGTGAATGCCATTGGAAAGACATCGATTAATGAACAAAACGTAATAAATTCCGCTCCAAACCTGCAACCACAGCCAGTTCCGGCGGCACCGGTCCCACAGCCTGTAACAAACCCGCAACCGGCAGCTGCATCCTATACTCCGCCACCAGTACCCAAAACGGCAACAACCGGCAACAATCCGGCCCGCCGTATTTCCAAGGGCCTGATGGACCTGGACAACCTCGATCATAGCAGCGGTCCGCAGGTAGAGAAGAAAGAGCTGACCCAGGAGCTGGGCGAAGAAATATTCAGGCTGTTCACCCAAAAGCTGAAGGATGCCAACAGGTCCATGTATCATGCCCAGTTCTCGTCTATGAAAGTTGAAGTGGTAGGCGCCGATGAAGTAAGGGTAATAGCTCCCACCAACTTCAGCGAGGAGTACGCTAAAGACCAGCGAAATGTGCTGATCGACTTCTATCGCGCCGAGACTGGTAACCCGGTTGTCCGCGTGGTGACAGAAGTGAGGGAAGACCAGTCGATGGTGGCGATCGAGCAGAAGATAGTACTCAGCAAGCCCGAGATCATGGAAGCCATGATAGCCAAGAACCCCGACCTGGGCAGGCTGAGGGATGCGATGGGATTGCAGATAGAGTATTAA
- a CDS encoding sulfite exporter TauE/SafE family protein: MEYVIICLVAFAGSWLTLFSGFGLGTILLPVFGLFFPVEVAIALTAIVHFLNNIFKLLLLGRHADKGALLRFGLPSIVAALLGAWLLTRLTGMEPLYSYTLGDKELSVTPVKLVIAVVLALFALFDIIPRFSKMEFSAKWLPLGGVLSGFFGGLSGMQGALRSAFLVRAGLSKEAFIATGVAIACMIDVTRLSVYSRNIISAHSSLNYGLVLAATLAAFAGAFLGAKLLKKVTIEAVHIVVAVMLLVYSVLLGMGVL, translated from the coding sequence ATGGAATATGTCATTATCTGCCTGGTGGCGTTTGCGGGGTCGTGGCTTACGTTGTTCTCGGGGTTTGGACTGGGAACGATACTGCTGCCTGTGTTCGGGCTGTTCTTCCCGGTGGAGGTGGCTATTGCGCTGACAGCTATCGTGCATTTTCTCAACAACATCTTCAAACTGCTGCTGCTGGGCAGGCATGCCGACAAGGGTGCGCTGCTGCGTTTCGGGCTGCCTTCTATAGTGGCGGCGCTACTGGGCGCCTGGCTGCTGACGCGGCTCACGGGCATGGAGCCGCTGTACAGCTATACGCTGGGTGACAAAGAACTTTCGGTGACGCCGGTGAAGCTGGTGATAGCCGTGGTGCTGGCTTTGTTTGCTTTGTTCGATATCATACCGAGGTTTAGCAAGATGGAGTTCTCCGCCAAATGGCTGCCGCTGGGCGGGGTGCTGAGTGGCTTCTTCGGCGGACTGTCGGGGATGCAGGGAGCACTGCGTTCGGCCTTCCTGGTGCGGGCCGGCCTGAGCAAGGAAGCTTTTATAGCAACGGGCGTGGCCATAGCCTGCATGATAGATGTTACCCGTCTTTCTGTTTACTCACGTAATATCATTTCCGCTCACAGCTCGCTCAACTATGGTCTTGTCTTAGCCGCTACCCTCGCCGCTTTTGCTGGTGCCTTTCTCGGCGCCAAACTGCTGAAAAAGGTGACCATCGAAGCCGTACACATTGTGGTAGCCGTGATGCTGCTGGTGTATTCGGTGTTGTTGGGGATGGGGGTGTTGTGA
- a CDS encoding energy transducer TonB, whose amino-acid sequence MPQFPGNVNQFLSKNIQYPDEAVANGISGKVVIGFVVDSTGYLDSVYVRESVHTSLDKEALRVVRLMPRWIPGKQGNKPVRIYYSLPITFRFSDEPLSKPNVDSTDPAAKRRLQDSLANNYGPAFQQSWSQYLARNLKYPKEARKQKITGRVRVQFLVQADGTVTNVEIEESAHPILDQEALRVAKQMAKSRWRPGKINGQFARYYLVIPFYFPVEGAYQ is encoded by the coding sequence ATGCCGCAATTTCCAGGCAATGTCAACCAGTTCCTTTCAAAAAATATCCAATACCCCGACGAGGCAGTGGCCAATGGGATAAGTGGCAAAGTTGTGATCGGCTTCGTAGTAGATAGTACTGGTTACCTGGATAGTGTTTATGTACGAGAAAGTGTACACACCTCGCTTGACAAGGAGGCATTGCGGGTAGTGAGGTTGATGCCTCGCTGGATTCCGGGCAAACAGGGAAACAAGCCCGTAAGAATTTACTACAGCCTTCCCATCACTTTCCGATTTTCGGATGAACCGCTCTCTAAGCCAAATGTTGACAGTACCGACCCTGCGGCAAAGCGCCGCCTGCAGGATTCGCTAGCCAACAATTACGGCCCTGCATTTCAACAATCATGGTCGCAATACCTCGCGCGCAACCTGAAATATCCGAAAGAAGCACGCAAACAGAAAATTACTGGACGGGTGAGGGTTCAATTTTTAGTGCAGGCTGACGGAACGGTAACGAATGTTGAAATCGAAGAATCTGCGCATCCTATCCTCGACCAGGAAGCCCTTCGTGTTGCAAAACAGATGGCGAAAAGCAGGTGGAGACCAGGCAAAATCAACGGGCAGTTTGCACGTTACTACCTTGTTATCCCTTTTTATTTTCCTGTTGAAGGAGCATACCAATAG
- a CDS encoding PQQ-binding-like beta-propeller repeat protein, translated as MTKPLILLLLALPTVLSAQWKQDGTRLTDKTVGKNLVTNQPIRGKEIYFGERIHHTEIDTQQQLMTVQLRGTSANGKWMDNTGDHILYDLKQKRGKWRKNIVYETAFIENFGKYILEIKEDRTHRLNPEDGKPLWSTKNRVYFADPELEIGIGYKFSFWSGGQTDKLEGINLKTGEDIWSRRVGGEYNWNDLLYMDDSTVLIVADGLHTLNLKTGRGWDYNTTTYEYGIRDIVSNVLRDSNDIYLASRNELVKVKKQGKLAWSAPLAHASKSVIFINDGKLYVVNRGYAYRGYRQVDYGKPFVAAFDVTTGKELFKGYFGKGNTIKNFRLIDNAFYLVLEGTVVKISADNGAILAERKLDEKVQGKPAYFIGTQTYVLNNGNYKALTTTDTTKRFVFTDKHKVLALDNQLQVVSETDTADLWVYYAAAGEKKFLSKNDKTIVIDKDDRKIAELDATHRGRIIGTSLYDINNDNFTEIDISSILKD; from the coding sequence ATGACCAAACCCTTGATCTTATTATTGCTCGCCCTCCCTACCGTTTTGAGTGCACAATGGAAGCAGGACGGAACGCGACTTACAGATAAAACCGTTGGAAAGAACCTGGTGACCAACCAGCCTATACGTGGTAAGGAGATCTATTTCGGAGAGAGAATACACCACACCGAGATAGACACCCAGCAACAACTAATGACCGTACAACTGCGCGGCACCAGCGCCAATGGCAAATGGATGGACAACACCGGTGATCATATATTATATGACCTGAAACAGAAACGAGGAAAATGGCGCAAGAATATCGTGTACGAAACGGCGTTCATCGAGAACTTTGGCAAGTACATATTGGAGATAAAGGAGGACAGAACCCACCGGCTGAACCCCGAGGATGGGAAACCACTCTGGAGCACGAAAAACAGGGTATACTTCGCCGATCCGGAACTGGAGATCGGTATCGGCTATAAGTTCAGCTTTTGGTCGGGCGGACAAACGGATAAACTGGAAGGTATAAACCTGAAAACGGGCGAAGACATCTGGAGCCGCCGTGTAGGCGGAGAATACAACTGGAACGACCTGCTGTACATGGATGACTCGACGGTGCTGATAGTTGCAGACGGATTGCACACGCTCAACCTGAAGACCGGCAGAGGCTGGGACTATAATACCACCACCTACGAATATGGCATACGCGATATCGTCTCCAATGTTTTGCGCGACAGCAACGACATCTACCTAGCCTCAAGAAATGAGTTGGTAAAAGTGAAAAAGCAGGGAAAACTGGCCTGGTCTGCACCTCTGGCCCATGCCAGCAAATCCGTTATTTTCATCAACGACGGCAAACTGTACGTGGTGAACCGAGGATATGCGTACAGGGGTTACCGCCAGGTGGACTATGGCAAGCCTTTCGTTGCCGCATTTGACGTGACTACCGGTAAAGAACTTTTTAAAGGCTACTTCGGGAAAGGCAACACAATAAAAAACTTCCGGCTCATTGATAACGCATTTTACCTCGTGCTTGAAGGCACGGTAGTAAAGATATCTGCAGACAACGGAGCTATACTGGCTGAGCGCAAGCTAGATGAGAAGGTGCAGGGCAAGCCAGCATATTTTATTGGCACGCAAACATACGTTCTCAACAACGGGAACTACAAAGCGCTTACCACTACCGATACGACAAAACGCTTTGTATTTACTGATAAGCACAAGGTCTTAGCACTCGACAACCAGCTACAGGTGGTAAGCGAAACGGACACAGCCGATCTATGGGTGTACTATGCTGCTGCGGGTGAAAAGAAATTTCTCTCGAAAAATGACAAGACCATTGTGATCGATAAAGACGACCGGAAAATCGCTGAATTGGATGCAACTCACCGTGGTCGCATCATTGGCACATCGCTATACGATATCAACAATGATAATTTCACGGAAATAGATATTTCGTCTATTCTTAAAGACTAA
- a CDS encoding acyl-CoA desaturase yields the protein MPIIIFFIAIWYLSLFSQTFFHHRYASHGAFKMSKFWERFFFVFTYITQGSHYMSPRAYAIMHRLHHAHTDTELDPHSPNFSSNIFSMMWRTSRIYRDIFHGRIQVDEKYTKNLPEWNWFDRMANSAPSRLIWVGIYTAIFVLYATSPWLYLLLPVVIVMGAFHGAIINWFAHKFGYKNFIMKNTSENLLPVDILMLGESYHNNHHKHPSAINFGVRGHEFDPVYPVILLLNKLGVIRVPKLAAVPVSAEEGGQTSKQH from the coding sequence ATGCCGATCATTATTTTTTTTATTGCCATTTGGTACCTGTCGCTATTTTCGCAAACCTTCTTTCATCACCGCTATGCCTCGCATGGCGCGTTCAAGATGAGTAAGTTTTGGGAGCGTTTCTTTTTCGTGTTTACCTATATCACGCAAGGTTCGCACTATATGAGCCCGCGTGCCTATGCCATCATGCACAGGCTGCACCATGCGCATACCGATACCGAGCTCGACCCGCATTCGCCCAACTTTTCTTCTAACATATTCTCGATGATGTGGCGCACCAGCCGTATCTACCGAGATATATTTCACGGGCGTATACAGGTAGACGAGAAGTACACCAAGAACCTTCCCGAATGGAACTGGTTTGACCGCATGGCTAACTCCGCGCCGTCGCGATTGATCTGGGTAGGCATTTATACAGCCATCTTTGTGCTGTATGCAACTTCACCATGGTTATACCTGCTGCTGCCGGTTGTTATTGTGATGGGTGCCTTTCACGGCGCTATCATCAACTGGTTTGCACACAAGTTTGGCTACAAGAACTTCATTATGAAGAACACATCAGAGAACCTGCTGCCTGTAGATATACTGATGCTGGGTGAGTCGTATCATAACAACCACCACAAGCATCCTTCGGCTATCAACTTCGGTGTGCGCGGTCACGAGTTCGATCCCGTTTACCCGGTCATCCTGCTGCTGAACAAGCTTGGCGTGATACGGGTGCCTAAACTGGCTGCAGTGCCTGTTTCGGCAGAGGAAGGCGGACAGACATCAAAACAACATTAG
- a CDS encoding RNA recognition motif domain-containing protein: MKLFVGNLNYHTTEKQLHGLFSEFGVVTSVSIINDKFTNRSRGFGFVEMEERASGEKAVARLNNTTFDSQSLVVNEAKPRTENNNNRRY, from the coding sequence ATGAAACTTTTTGTTGGAAACCTCAACTACCACACCACCGAAAAACAACTGCACGGCCTATTCTCTGAATTTGGCGTAGTGACATCTGTAAGCATCATCAATGATAAATTTACCAACCGTTCTCGCGGGTTTGGGTTTGTGGAAATGGAAGAACGCGCCAGTGGCGAGAAAGCTGTAGCCCGTCTTAACAATACTACCTTCGATTCACAGTCTCTGGTAGTAAATGAGGCCAAACCGCGCACGGAAAACAACAATAACAGGCGTTATTAA